In Thermodesulfobacteriota bacterium, a single genomic region encodes these proteins:
- the gyrA gene encoding DNA gyrase subunit A — protein MEENEVRLEEEISIKKEMQRSYLDYAMSVIIGRALPDVRDGLKPVHRRILFAMHELKNDWNKPYKKSARVVGDVIGKYHPHGDAAVYDAIVRMAQDFSMRYPLVDGQGNFGSIDGDSPAAMRYTEVRMAKLSHQMLQDIDKETVNFTPNYDESLSEPTVMPSKIPALLINGSSGIAVGMATNIPPHNLAEVCDAITALIDHPDITVEGLMRHIPGPDFPTYGIIHGDVGIREAYATGRGSIKIRGRVSVEKDNKGNDETIVIDELPYQVNKAVLIEKIADLVKEKVIDGIRYVRDESDKDGMRIAIGLKKNHFAEVVINQLYKHTRLETTFGINLLAVVNNRPALLCLKEILSYFILHRKEIIIRRTRYDLTKAEERAHILEGLKIALDHLDEVVALIRRSPSPPEAKTGLMETFALTAIQAQAILEMRLQRLTGLEREKIIAEYEETLKQIAWFKEILGSEKIVLTLIKEELAEIKQEFGDERRTVVLKDATREIKIEDMIAEEDMVVTVSRSGYIKRNPISLYRKQQRGGKGKTAMGIKEDDFVDRLFIASTHHTLLFFTNRGSVYWRKVFEVPQAGRASRGTAIVNLLNFAEGESLATVLNVPEFEAGYYVLMATRNGMVKKTDLMEYSRPRAGGIKGIDLVPGDELISARITDGSWNVFLGSAQGKSVRFLESDARPMGRVSRGVRGMNLEDDDRLVSMEVLSHGKTLFTITENGYGKRTSIDEYPINKRGGKGVITIKTSARNGRVVAIILVEDEDDVMIMTDSGKLIRIPVSGVSTISRNTQGVKLIGLDEGDSVTGAARLAEKESGDTAGADDAGTDEPENDDSRSDSDE, from the coding sequence ATGGAAGAAAACGAAGTACGCCTCGAAGAAGAGATCAGCATCAAAAAAGAGATGCAGCGGTCATATCTGGATTACGCCATGAGCGTCATCATCGGCAGGGCCTTGCCGGACGTGCGCGACGGGCTGAAACCCGTCCACCGGCGCATTCTCTTCGCCATGCACGAGTTGAAAAATGACTGGAACAAGCCCTACAAGAAATCGGCCCGTGTCGTCGGCGATGTCATCGGTAAATACCATCCCCATGGCGACGCGGCCGTCTACGACGCCATCGTGCGCATGGCCCAGGACTTTTCCATGCGCTATCCGCTGGTAGACGGCCAGGGCAACTTCGGCTCCATCGACGGCGACTCTCCGGCGGCCATGCGGTATACCGAAGTGCGCATGGCCAAACTGTCGCACCAGATGCTCCAGGACATCGACAAGGAAACCGTCAATTTCACGCCCAACTACGATGAAAGCCTGTCCGAGCCTACCGTCATGCCGTCCAAGATCCCGGCGCTGCTGATCAACGGTTCGTCCGGCATCGCCGTGGGCATGGCCACCAACATCCCGCCCCACAACCTGGCCGAGGTATGCGACGCCATCACGGCCCTGATCGACCATCCGGACATTACCGTCGAAGGGCTGATGCGTCACATCCCAGGACCGGATTTCCCCACCTACGGCATCATTCACGGCGACGTGGGTATCCGCGAGGCATACGCCACCGGCCGGGGCAGCATCAAGATCCGCGGCCGGGTGTCGGTGGAGAAAGACAACAAGGGCAACGACGAGACCATCGTCATCGATGAACTGCCCTACCAGGTCAACAAGGCGGTGCTGATCGAAAAAATCGCCGATCTGGTCAAGGAAAAAGTCATCGACGGCATCCGCTATGTCCGGGACGAATCCGACAAGGACGGCATGCGCATCGCCATCGGCCTGAAGAAGAACCATTTTGCCGAAGTGGTCATCAACCAGCTTTACAAGCACACCCGGCTGGAGACCACCTTCGGCATCAACCTGCTGGCGGTGGTCAACAACCGGCCGGCCCTGCTCTGCTTAAAGGAAATCCTCTCTTATTTTATCCTGCACCGCAAGGAGATCATCATCCGGCGGACCCGCTATGACCTGACCAAAGCCGAGGAGCGGGCCCATATCTTGGAAGGCTTGAAAATCGCCCTGGATCACCTGGACGAGGTGGTGGCCCTGATCCGGCGGTCGCCCTCTCCGCCGGAAGCCAAAACCGGCCTGATGGAAACCTTCGCCCTGACCGCCATCCAGGCCCAGGCTATCCTGGAAATGCGCCTGCAGCGCCTGACCGGCCTGGAACGGGAAAAGATCATCGCCGAATACGAAGAAACCTTAAAGCAGATCGCCTGGTTCAAGGAGATCCTGGGCAGCGAAAAAATCGTCCTGACCCTGATCAAGGAAGAGCTGGCCGAGATCAAACAGGAGTTCGGTGATGAGCGGCGGACGGTGGTTCTCAAAGACGCCACCCGGGAAATCAAGATCGAGGACATGATCGCCGAAGAGGACATGGTGGTGACGGTGTCCCGGTCCGGATACATCAAGCGCAACCCCATCAGCCTTTACCGCAAGCAGCAGCGCGGCGGCAAGGGCAAGACCGCCATGGGGATCAAGGAAGACGATTTCGTGGACCGGCTGTTCATCGCCTCCACCCATCATACCCTGCTCTTCTTCACCAACAGAGGCAGTGTTTACTGGCGAAAGGTTTTCGAAGTTCCCCAGGCCGGCCGGGCCAGCCGGGGCACGGCCATCGTCAACCTGCTCAACTTCGCGGAGGGAGAGTCGCTGGCCACGGTTCTGAACGTGCCGGAATTCGAGGCCGGGTACTATGTGCTCATGGCCACCCGCAACGGCATGGTTAAAAAAACCGACCTGATGGAATACAGCCGTCCCCGGGCCGGCGGCATCAAGGGAATCGACCTGGTACCCGGCGACGAGCTTATTTCCGCCCGGATCACCGACGGTTCCTGGAACGTTTTCCTGGGTTCCGCCCAGGGGAAATCCGTCCGCTTCCTGGAGTCCGATGCCCGGCCCATGGGCCGCGTATCCCGGGGGGTGCGCGGCATGAACCTGGAGGACGACGACCGCCTGGTCAGCATGGAAGTGTTGAGTCATGGCAAAACACTGTTCACCATCACTGAAAACGGCTACGGCAAACGCACCTCCATTGATGAATACCCCATCAACAAGCGGGGCGGCAAAGGCGTCATCACCATCAAAACCAGCGCCCGGAACGGACGGGTGGTGGCCATCATCCTGGTGGAGGACGAGGACGACGTCATGATCATGACCGATTCGGGCAAGCTCATCCGGATTCCGGTCAGCGGTGTTTCCACCATCAGCCGCAACACCCAGGGCGTTAAACTGATCGGCCTGGATGAAGGCGACAGCGTCACCGGCGCGGCCCGGCTGGCGGAAAAGGAAAGCGGTGACACCGCCGGAGCCGATGACGCCGGTACCGATGAGCCTGAAAACGACGATTCCCGGAGTGACAGCGATGAATAG
- a CDS encoding NAD(P)H-dependent glycerol-3-phosphate dehydrogenase: MNSTSTDIRIGVVGAGSWGTALTNLLAAKGMAPMLWAYEPELKDQIEKEHENKLFLPGIKLAGGISVSNDLAEVVADKDIVLMVVPSHLMRSVSSKIADIISDRTFVVTASKGIENESLLTMTGVLGETLKRTPRDRLAVLSGPTFAREVAAGYPAVVAVAAENQETALFLQQAFSAPLFRVYTNNDVIGVELGGAVKNVIAVASGVSDGLGLGLNSRAAIVTRGLTEMRRLGIAMGADPHTFAGLTGVGDLILTCTGALSRNYTVGTKLGQGMKIADILADMRMVAEGVKTAKSIYNLARKIKVEMPICEVMYSILYEDLAPGEAVFRLMGRSLKHEIDDEVKGYNGGNGG; the protein is encoded by the coding sequence ATGAATAGCACGTCAACCGACATCCGCATCGGCGTGGTGGGCGCCGGCAGCTGGGGAACGGCCCTGACCAACCTGCTGGCGGCCAAGGGAATGGCACCCATGCTCTGGGCCTATGAGCCGGAACTGAAGGACCAGATCGAAAAAGAGCACGAGAACAAACTCTTTCTGCCGGGCATCAAACTGGCCGGCGGCATATCGGTTTCCAACGATCTGGCTGAAGTGGTCGCCGATAAGGACATCGTCCTGATGGTGGTGCCGTCTCACCTGATGCGCTCCGTTTCGTCCAAAATAGCCGACATTATCAGCGACAGGACGTTCGTGGTGACCGCTTCCAAGGGGATCGAAAACGAGTCGCTCCTGACCATGACCGGCGTCCTGGGCGAAACCCTGAAAAGAACTCCCCGGGACCGGCTGGCAGTGCTGTCCGGGCCGACCTTCGCCCGCGAAGTAGCGGCCGGGTATCCGGCGGTGGTGGCCGTGGCCGCCGAAAATCAGGAGACGGCCCTGTTCCTGCAGCAGGCCTTCTCCGCCCCCCTCTTCCGCGTCTACACCAACAACGACGTCATCGGCGTGGAACTGGGCGGCGCGGTCAAGAACGTCATCGCCGTGGCTTCCGGGGTCAGCGACGGCCTGGGTCTTGGCCTCAACTCCCGGGCGGCCATCGTCACCCGGGGCCTGACGGAAATGCGACGCCTGGGCATTGCCATGGGCGCCGATCCCCACACCTTCGCCGGCCTGACCGGCGTGGGCGACCTGATCCTCACCTGCACCGGCGCCCTGAGCCGGAACTACACCGTCGGTACCAAACTCGGCCAGGGCATGAAGATCGCCGACATCCTGGCCGACATGCGCATGGTGGCCGAAGGGGTCAAGACCGCCAAGTCGATCTACAACCTCGCCCGGAAAATCAAGGTAGAGATGCCCATCTGCGAGGTCATGTACAGCATTCTTTACGAAGACCTGGCCCCGGGCGAAGCCGTGTTCCGGCTTATGGGCCGCTCGCTGAAGCATGAGATCGATGATGAAGTAAAAGGATACAACGGCGGCAACGGGGGATAA